From a single Arachis hypogaea cultivar Tifrunner chromosome 3, arahy.Tifrunner.gnm2.J5K5, whole genome shotgun sequence genomic region:
- the LOC112785241 gene encoding increased DNA methylation 1-like isoform X4 gives MKHSTSRDKSDGKVTTKDLRLHKLIFEADVLPDGTEVAYYVHGKRLLDGYKRCFGIVCSCCDKELLLLIYLHMYTSNGVSLHELSINYLKERKFSSSDNDDLCSICSDGGDLLCCDGCPRAFHIDGNGGV, from the exons ATGAAGCACAGCACATCTCGTGATAAGAGTGATGGAAAAGTAACTACGAA GGATCTACGCTTGCATAAGTTGATCTTTGAAGCAGATGTGTTGCCAGATGGAACAGAAGTAGCATACTATGTTCACGGAAAG CGACTATTGGATGGTTACAAGCGGTGTTTTGGAATAGTTTGTAGCTGCTGTGACAAAGAGTTACTTCTTCTTAT TTACCTCCACATGTACACATCTAATGGAGTCTCACTCCATGAGCTGTCCATCAATTATTTAAAAGAACGGAAGTTTTCCTCCAGTGATAATGATGACCTCTGCAGTATATGTTCTGATGGAGGGGATCTTTTGTGTTGCGATGGATGCCCGAGAGCATTTCACATTG ATGGCAACGGTGGAGTCTGA
- the LOC112785241 gene encoding increased DNA methylation 1-like isoform X3, with product MKHSTSRDKSDGKVTTKDLRLHKLIFEADVLPDGTEVAYYVHGKRLLDGYKRCFGIVCSCCDKELLLLIYLHMYTSNGVSLHELSINYLKERKFSSSDNDDLCSICSDGGDLLCCDGCPRAFHIGEVPVTYSFPYCI from the exons ATGAAGCACAGCACATCTCGTGATAAGAGTGATGGAAAAGTAACTACGAA GGATCTACGCTTGCATAAGTTGATCTTTGAAGCAGATGTGTTGCCAGATGGAACAGAAGTAGCATACTATGTTCACGGAAAG CGACTATTGGATGGTTACAAGCGGTGTTTTGGAATAGTTTGTAGCTGCTGTGACAAAGAGTTACTTCTTCTTAT TTACCTCCACATGTACACATCTAATGGAGTCTCACTCCATGAGCTGTCCATCAATTATTTAAAAGAACGGAAGTTTTCCTCCAGTGATAATGATGACCTCTGCAGTATATGTTCTGATGGAGGGGATCTTTTGTGTTGCGATGGATGCCCGAGAGCATTTCACATTGGTGAAGTCCCAGTAACTTATTCTTTTCCATATTGTATATAA